TTTTAACCAAGCCTGCAACGCAAACTATATCACCAGCTTCGCCTTCTTCAATCGGCACCATATCAATTCCACGAAAGCCGAAAAGCTTTGTAATTCTAGCGTTTTCAACTAATTCACCTTTTAGGTTTATAGATTTTATATTTGAGTTTGCTTTGATTTTACCAGCGTAAATTTTGCCAATCAAAATTCTACCCATAAAAGAATCGTGTTTAAGGAGAGTTGCAAGCATTTTGAAAGGTGCTTCCACCGGCAGGCTTTGAGCTGGAACATGCTCCATAATCAAATTGAGAAGTGGGTGAAGATTTTCACGCGGGTCAGACAATTCTTTTGCACACCAGCCCTCTCTGCCAGAGGCGTAAAGAATAGGAAAATCAAGTTGTTCAGGGCTTGCATCTAGTGAAACGAATAGATCAAAAACTTCATCAATAACTTCATTGCATCTTGCATCTGGCCTATCAGCTTTATTGATAACTACAATCGGCCTTAAGCCTTGCTTTAGAGCTTTAGAGAGAACGAATTTTGTTTGAGGCATAGGCCCTTCTGCTGAATCTACAAGCAGAATAACTGAATTTACCATTGAAAGAACGCGTTCAACCTCACCGCCAAAATCAGCGTGGCCGGGAGTGTCAACGATATTAATGCGAGTATCCTTCCAAGCAATTGATGTGCATTTTGCAAGAATTGTAATGCCACGCTCTTTTTCTAGGGCGTTTGAATCCATTACCCTTTCATCAACTTGTTGATTTTCACGGAAAGTGCCAGATTGCTTGAGGATATTATCAATCATTGTTGTTTTGCCGTGGTCAACGTGGGCGATAATTGCTATATTGCGAAGTTCAGTCATTTTATATGTATTTATGGTTTAGGCTGGCTTCTAGCAATATATTGCGGAATGTCAATCAATATGCTATTTGTAGCAAAAATAATTAGAAAATTTATGAAAAAATTAATTGTATCTTTCACGGTGATTGCAATTCTAGCCGTTACTATACTAGTTTTATATTCAATTTGGGGTAGTGAAGAAGCTAATATCAGCCTAATTTTCAAGGCGTTGGGTTCTTATTTTGTGATAATTATTTCTTCATTTGTTACTTCAAAATATATAAATTCTATTGAGAAATAATCTTTTTACTTCCCCCCAAAAAATAAGGCAATTAGGTCAATCGCGAAGAAAACTACTATTATGAATTCAAGCCAGAGCATTTTCGCACTTGAGATTTCAGAATGTGCAACTGAATATAACGCATCAAGCTGAGAAAGCCTTTCTTCAACGCTGTTTCGCCATTTATCAAGGTGAAATTTCTCCCTTGCGCCCATATAAACCCTTGCCAAATACCAATCGCCAAAAAATTTCGTGATGTGAGTAACTTCATCATTTAATTTTGTAACATCAACTCTCAAAGTTCTTAGATTTCTGAGGGTATTGTAATTAAAATTAAATAAACCGATTTTCTTATTTTTTACATCATCATAGGCTTTGTTGAGGTAATTATCCAACCTATAATCCATAATTTTATATTCTTCTAACTGAAGATTTGCTAGCTCCAAAACATAAATTGTATCTTCAACATAGCCTGTTAAATCAACGATAAAAGCGGAATCCCAATCAATAATTGTCAACTCCTGATTGCTGTAAGAAAGGTTGATTTTAAGAGTTTCATCAATTTGTTGTTGGCTTAAAATGTTAGGTTTGCTCTCAGTTACAAGCTCGGCAATTTGCTTTTTATAGCCCTGAAACCAATCATTTGCGGTTGAAATATTTTCTTTATCAAGATTTGTAACACAGAAAATTGTATAAGCCTCTGGTTCAAAAATTTGCTCAGATGGCTGAATTAGAGAGGTTTTGATATCTTGAATGGTTTTCTTGCAAAGCGAAATTGCAACCTCATCTAATTTGCGTTTATCATCAAGGGCAGGGGCGTGATATTGCTGAAGATTTGCGAGGTTATCAGTTTCAAATTCAATATTGAAATAGATGGAAATACAACCAACTTCATAAATATTTATTTTTGCAGAAATTTCTTTGCCCTGATATGTAATTTTCAAATCAGAAACCTCAACGCTGAGTGGTTTATATAAAGGTATATCCTTCGGGAAAGTGTGATCAGTGCTGATTTCAAGCGGGGAGGCATCAGATCGCAAAATTTCAGTAAGGGTTTTGGTGTTTATTTCATTTGCAACATCAAAAGCGTATAAATATACAATCTTTCCTTTCATATCTTCCCTTTCAAATTTTTTTGATTTATTATTCTAATTATAAACTAACTTTTAGCTATATATTTCTCCCCCTGTTTACGGGGGGAGATTAAGAGGGGGGCTTTTTCCAAAGCTCATCAACTATTAACAATTAACCATTAACCAATTAATGCCCCCACCCTAACCCTCCCCCGTAAACAAGGGAGGGGATAAAGAGCAAATTTTTTATTGCTCTTTATATTAGAGATTTTTATTCAAAAATAATTACATTGACTTATAAACTATAAATCTATGAAAAATAAAATCAAAATTGCACCATCGATACTTTCCGCTGATTTTTCCAAACTTGGTGATGAAATTAACGCCATAGATAAAGCTGGTGCGGATTTAGTTCACATTGATGTCATGGATGGCAGATTTGTGCCGAATCTAACTATTGGCCCATTGGTTATTTCTTCAATCAGAAAAACTACAAATATCCCCTTTGATACACATTTAATGATTGTTGAGCCTGAGAAATATATCGCTGATTTCCGAAAGGCTGGTTCTGATATTATTACAATTCACTATGAAGCTTGCACGCATCTTGATAGGGCGGTGAGTCAAATTAAAGAGAGTGGAGCAAAAGCAGGGGTTTCAATTGTTCCTTCAACTCCTGAAAATCTGCTTGAATGTATTCTGCCAGAGATTGATTTAGTGTTGGTGATGTCTGTAAATCCGGGTTTTGGCGGGCAGAAATTTATTCCATACAGCCTTGAAAAAATTAGAAATCTTAGAAGAATGATAGATAAAACTGGCAAAAATATTATGTTGCAAGTTGATGGGGGAATAAATGCAAATAATATTAAACAAATTCTTGAAGCTGGAGCGGATACTATAGTTGCAGGCTCGGCTGTGTTTGATGGCAACCCTCAAAATTATAAGAAAAATATTGATGTGCTGCGGGGTTAGTTTGCAGATTTTATAAACTTAAACGCCAATTGACACCCCGCATTTATTGCGGGGTTAATGGTTAAGAGTGTTTCTAAAACTTAGTGTTGAACTTGTTTTATAGTTAACCCCGCAATAAATGCGGGGTGACAATAGAGGAGAAAAAGGGATAAAATTTATGACTGAAAAGCAGGAAAAAAAGGAAGCTCCGCACCCAAAAAATAATAAGGAATTAGAAGAAATTCTTTCTAAAATTCCCGAGATTGGTGGACCAAAACACGGCACAACAAAATTCGGTGATTGGAGTAATAAGGGTAGGGTTAGCGATTTTTAATTGCGATTAAAAACTTCTATATTTTGCCAGATATATAGCGAAGTCAACTCATTCCCGCGGATGCGGGAATCCATAAAAGCCATAGATACACGCTTTTGTGGGTATGAAGTTAAGTTTTTTTAGTTGAAAAAAATCAAACAAGCAACTTCTCTTCCTTCGGAAAGCAAGATGTTGTAAGTTCTGCAGGCTGCACCATTATTCATATATTCAATTGGGATTTTTCTCTCTCTGAAATAATTTTCAACTTCTTTAGTAAAAAAATTTGATGAATTGCCGTATCCTGCAAGTAAAATCTCAGTTTTTTCAAGGTTAGGTATTTCTTGTAAATCGCTAATTGAAATTTCATTAATGGAAGAAAATTTCTTGCTAAAAGTAAAAATATTTTCAGTTGTAAGAAAAATAGTTTGATAAAATTTCTCACCGGAAATTGTAACTACATTATCGCCATAAGATTCAATCTGCTTCTTATTCGCAGGGATTATTGGGGTTATATCTTGCATAGATTATAAATTCTCAAGCCTTTTAATAATTTCATTTTTGCCAAGTGCGAAGATTACTTGCTTCAAGTCCGGTGATTCCATAGTGCCGCAAATCGCAGCTCTTAAACTTGGCAGAAAAACGCCCGCTTTAATATTATTTTGCGAAGCATATTTTTCAAAAATTTCAGTGATTTTCGGAATTGAAAAATCATCAATTTCAGAAAATAAATTTTTCAGAGGGGTTATATGCTCCCTTCCTTTTTCAAGGGATTGAAAGGCTTTTTCAGTGTATGCAACTCTTGCAAAAATAAAATCGCATTGTTCAGCTAGTTTTTGAAAATTACTAGCACGCTCTTTAAGTGCTGGAATTAATTTTTTAATTCGTTCAGAAATTTCACCGCTTAAAGCACCAAATTTATTTTCAATAAATATTTTTGCTTGTGAAAAAACTTCATCATCAGAAAGTTTTTTTAGGTAAAGAGAGTTAATATTTTCCAATTTTGCAAAATCAAAACGAGAGGGTGAACGGCCGATTTTTCCTATATCAAACCTTGAGATTGCTTCAGTTTGAGAGATAATTTCTTCTTCGCCCCAACTCCAACCAAGCCCCATAATGTAGTTGCAAATTGCTTCAGGCAGGTAGCCCATTTTTTGATATTCTTCAACGCCAAGTGCGCCGTGCCTTTTAGAGAGTTTCGCACCATCAGCTCCGTGAATTAGCGGAATATGAGCGAATTTTGGCAAAGGCCAATTCATCGCATTAAAAATCATAATCTGGCGGAAAGTGTTGGTTAGATGGTCATCACCGCGGATTACATCGGTAATTTTCATATCAAAATCATCAACCACCACCGCAAGCATATAAGTTGGCGTGCCATCAGCACGCAAAATAACCATATCATCAAGCTCAGAGGCTGGATAGCGAACTTCACCTTGCACTAAATCATTGATGATTATATCGCCTTCAAGAGGTGCTTTAATGCGGATTGCGAAAGGTTTATCAGGATGATTTTCCCCTGAAATATCACGCCAAATTTTAGGGTATTTGAAGGCCTTGCCCTCGCTTTCAGCTTTTTTACGAAGCTTATCTAATTCTTCAGGGGTGCAGAAACACTTGTAAGCCGCACCTTTTGAAAGTAATTCATAAGCAATTTCTTTGTGCCTCGCTTCTCTTTTAGATTGAAAAATTGGTTCATCATCATAATTAATTTGTAACCAATTAAGGCCTTTTATAATTGCTTCAATAGCTTCTTGTGTGGAGCGTTTTTTATCTGTATCTTCAATGCGAAGCAAAAATTTTCCGCCAAGCTTTTTGGTATAGAGATAATTAAATAAAGCCGTTCTTGCACCGCCAATATGCAAAAAACCCGTTGGAGATGGTGCGAATCTAGTAATTACAGACATATTTCCTAATGTTTTTTGAAGATTTATAAGTCAATAAATTTGAAAAACCAATCAAAAATGGGGGGACTTCCAATTAAAAATTATTCGTTCTAACATCAACCTGAAGTTTAATTTTTCAACCTGAGAGGTTTTATGCCAAGATTAGATGAGAGCTTAATTTCTGATTTATTATCTAGTAAATTATCAAAAAGTGAATTTATAAAAATTTCCCCTAGAAAAGAAGATGATGAAAAATTTAGCCCGCAACAAAATTTGTGGCGTGGCGTTATTTTGCAAGCGATTGTTGATGCATCAAATAATTCAACAAAATTAGAAATGCGAAAGATTAAAGCCAAGGCAATAGCTTGGCTTCATAGTGATAATGATGATGTAAAATATGTGTGTGAAATGGCAGGTTTTGAGCTTTGTTATATTAAAAAGTGCGTGAAGAAAATTCTTTCGCAAACTCCGCAAGAAAAGAAATTAAATATTATAAAAAAGAAAATTGCAAAACTAAGAAAAGAAAAATCAAACCGAGGCAGGAAGCCCAAAACTCCTATCAAGGAATCTCTGTTCAGCGGAAATTTCATCTTTAGCGATAGAAATATCAGTTAAACCAAAACCTTTTTTGATAAGGTTTTTACCTCTAAAATTTGCAGCCTCAAAACCTACCCATAAATTAATCAAAAGGCTTAAAATTCTTAAGAAAAAACTATCTTCAGGAGAATTATAAATTTGATAAAAAACAAACCCTTCAACTAATAAAAGACCAAAAAATAAATACCAAATTTTATGATACAACGCCCAAAAACTTGAGAATATAAAAGCATAAAAACTGAAACCAGTTTTTACTGATTCAATTTCTGGTGAATAATTTGTCGCGTTACTTTTTGTATAAATTTCAAATATTTTCATAACAATTTATCACAAGCTCCCTTTGGTTGAAGGTAAGATATTACTAGCACGAGGGTCAATTTCAATAGCTTGTCTTAAAGCTCTAGCTATACCTTTGAAGCAACTTTCAATAATATGGTGGCTGTTTGTGCCATATAGATTTTCAACATGCAAGGTAATTCCTGCGGATTGTGCAAATGCTCCAAACCATTCTTTGAAAAGCTCGGTATCAAACTCTCCAATTTTATCACGAGTGAAATTTACATTCCAAATTAAATATGGGCGATTAGAAATATCAAGCGAAACACGGCTTAAAGTTTCATCCATGGGAATATAAGAATGAGCATATCTGCGAATTCCAACCTTATCACCAAGTGCTTGAGCGAACGCCTGACCAATCACAATGCCGGAATCCTCAGTGGTGTGGTGAAAATCAATGTGCAAATCACCTTCGGCTTTTAGCTCAATATCAATTAAACTATGGCGGGAAAGTTGCTCAAGCATATGATCAAGAAAACCAATGCCAGTGCTGATTTTATACTGCCCCGTGCCATCTAAATTAATTGAACAAGAAATTTTTGTTTCTTTTGTTTTTCTTTCAACACTTGCTTTACGCATTTTTAATCCTATATGTTTTCTTAATATTAGTAATTGCAAATGCATTATGCAATAGCAAGTTGTTCAATTATATAGATTTTATGAAAAATAGCAATGAACCAGTGATAGATTTTAATTGGCACGCCACCACTATTCTGTGCGTTAGGAAAGGTGAAAAAACCGTTCTTATTGGTGATGGGCAGGTTTCACTGGGTCATACGGTTATAAAATCTACTGCAAGAAAGTTAAGGACGCTTAAAGATGGTGCGATTGTAACTGGTTTTGCAGGCTCAACAGCTGATGCATTAACTTTATTTGAGAGGCTTGAAAGTAAGCTAGAAACTTATCCAAACCAACTTCGCCGTGCATGTGTGGAGCTTGCTAAAGATTGGCGAACTGATAAATATCTCCGCCGTTTAGAGGCTATGATGATAGTTGCTGATAAAGAAACTATGCTAGTTTTAACCGGAAATGGTGATGTTTTAGAGCCAGAACACGGCATTGCAGCCATCGGAAGTGGTGGAAATTATGCATTATCGGCAGCCCGAGCATTAGCTTATTATGAAAATGACGCTGAAATAATCGCTGAAAAAGCTATGAAAATCGCTGCTGAAATCTGTGTTTATACTAATGAGAATTTCAGTAAAGAAGTTATTAAATAGTTGATGGTTTATGGTTGATAGTTGATTGAAATTTTTTCAACCATAAACCATAAACTATCAACCATTAACCTAAAAAATGAAACATAACCTAACCCCAAAAGAAATAGTAAATGAGCTTGATAAGCATATTATCGGGCAAGATGAAGCTAAGAAATCCGTTGCGATTGCATTGCGTAATCGCTATCGCAGAATGCAGGTTGAAAAATCTCTCCGTGATGAAATAGTGCCGAAAAATATTCTGATGATTGGCCCCACGGGCTGTGGTAAAACAGAAATTGCCCGCAGGCTTGCAAAGCTTGCTGATGCACCTTTTGTGAAGGTTGAAGCCACGAAATTTACAGAAGTAGGATATGTTGGGCGTGATGTTGATTCAATCATTAGAGATTTAGCAGATCAGGCGGTTAATATCGCTAAGAAAAAAGCTCGCGAAGAAGTTAAAATCAAGGCTGAGCAAAATTCTGAAGAAAGGGTTCTAAATGCACTTATCGGCAAGGAGGCATCTTCGGAAACTCGTGAAAAATTCCGCGTAATGCTTAGAAATGGCGAGCTTGATAGCCGTGAAATTGAAATTGAGGTTGAAGATAATGGCAACCCAACTGGTTCTATGATTGATATTCCCGGTTTTCCGGGGCAGATGGGTATGATTAGCATCACAGAAGTTATCGGCAAAACACTTGGTTCAAAAATGAAACGCAAGAAAATGAGCGTTCTTGAGGCTTATGATATTTTAATGGCGGAAGAAAGCGACAAGCTTATAGATGAAGATAAAACTATCAAAGAAGCCATAAATTCAGTTGAAAATGACGGAATTGTTTTCTTAGATGAGATTGATAAAATTTCCGCTAGAAATGATGGTAGAAGCGATGTTAGCCGTGAAGGCGTGCAGAGGGATTTATTACCTTTAATTGAGGGAACGGTTGTTTCTACAAAATATGGCATTGTAAAAACGGATCATATATTATTTATCGCAAGTGGGGCTTTCCACCTTGCAAAACCTGCTGATTTACTGCCGGAACTTCAAGGAAGGCTGCCAATTCGTGTGCAGTTAGAAGGGCTTAAGGAGGAGGATTTGTATCGCATACTTTCTGAGCCAGAAGCAAGCCTAACCAAGCAATATAAGGCTTTAATGGCGGTTGATAAAACCAATGTTGAATTCACTGATGATGGTATAAAAGAAATCGCTAGAATTGCCGCTGAAGTTAACAAAAATGTTGAAAATATTGGTGCAAGAAGGCTTCACACTATTATGGAAAAACTTCTTGAGGAAATCAGCTTTAATGCTGAAGGTAGTGCAGAAAACCAAGTTAAAATTAATGCGGAATATGTAAAATCTAAACTAGATTCCCTCGCCACAAAAACTGACTTAAGCAAATTTATTTTGTAAGTTCAGATTTAGTTTAGTATAAAAATTATAACTTACTTTTATCATTAAAATCTAACAAGGATTTTTTGAAAAACTTAACCTGTTGAAATATATGGCGAATAATAAAGCAATAATTTATGCACCAGCAAAAACTGCGATGCAATCTGGTAAGGGCAAAACTGGTAAATGGTTGTTGGAATATATTCCTGCAAACAAGAAAATTGTTGATAATCTTATGGGTTGGCAGGGTTCAAATGATATGCTTTCGGGTGAAATAAAAATTTTTTTTGATGATAAAAATGAGGCAATTTCTTACGCTAATAAACACAAAATAGAATTTGAAATTGTTGAGCCTAAACAGCCAAAACTCAAAATTCAAGCCTATGCTGAGAATTTTACTGGTTAAACCGCCTATATTTGGCTATGATCGAAGAAATTGCAAATGATGCTTTGTTTGGATATGGCTTGATTTTCTGCCGATTTGGCTCTGCATTGTTATTCTTGCCGGGGCTTGGGGAATCTTATGTTTCTGCGCGTGCGAGGCTTGGCTTTGCTATAATTCTTGCGGTTTTATTTTATTCTCTTCTAGCTGATATTCTGCCGAAAATGCCAAGTGATAGCATTGAAATGACGCTTATAATCGCCTCAGAGATTATAATTGGCTTATTTTTTGGCTTGCTAATTAGGATTTTGCAATCTGTAATGCATATCGCGGGTATGAAAATTGCTTTTATGAGCAGCTTATCATCAGCGACTATGTTTGATACAAACCAAAGTACTCAAGGCTCTGTAATTGGTGGGTTTCTGTCGGTTGCGGCGATAACGCTTATTTTTACTTCAGGCCTGCATCAAGTTTTGATAAAGGCTCTTTTTGATACTTACAAGCTCATAAAAGTTGATGATTTCAATTATTTTGAAAATTTTGCTGAGATTTCAATTGATTTTCTATCTGCATCTTTCTTGATCGCATTCAAGGTTGCTGCTCCGACCATTTTAATTGGACTTGTTTTATATCTTTCTGCGGGTTTGATGAGCAGATTAATGCCAACAATGCAGGTTTTCTTTGTGCTAATCCCTCTGCAAGTTGCTTCTGTGGTGTTTATTATGGGCTTAAGTATATCGGCGATATTATTAGTTTATTTGAATTTTATTGAAGAAAAAATTGAAATCTTTTTGCAATAAATTTGTAAGTTTTTGATCTGTTGTCACCCCGTGCTTGTCACGGGGTTAATTGTTGAAATTTATTTTATAAATTTGAGGGTTGAGCTTGCTTTTTGTTTAACCCCGCAATAAATGCGGGGTGACAATTGGCGGATAAGTTTCAAAATGAATACTTATTAAAATTGCCAATAAATTACTAGCCTAAAACCATTTATTCTGCTAATAAGCCTTCATAAATTTAACCTATCAACCTCGTATGGCTGAAGCACTAAAGAAAACCCAAGAAAATAAGGATTTCAACATTACTGAAGAAGTTCTTAAAAATCATAAAATTTCGCAAGATGAATATAAATCTATCTTGGAAATTATGGGCAGAAAGCCTAACCTTGTTGAACTCGGCATTTTCTCTGTGATGTGGAGTGAGCATTGCTCTTACAAATCAACTCGCAAGCATATAAAAAAGCTGCCTACGAAAGGTGAACAAGTTATTTGTGGCCCAGGTGAAAACGCTGGCGTGGTTGATATTGGGGATAATCAGGCGGTTATATTCAAGATGGAAAGTCATAATCACCCATCTTTTATCGAGCCTTATCAAGGCTCTGCGACTGGTGTTGGTGGAATTTTGAGAGATGTATTTACTATGGGTGCAAGGCCTGTTGCTTTGCTAAATGCGCTTAGATTTGGTGCAACTAATCACCCAAAAACTAAGTTTTTACTAAAAGGTGTAGTGGCTGGAATTGGCGGATATGGTAATTGTGTAGGCGTTCCAAATATTGGCGGTGAAACGAATTTTGATGCAAGTTATAATGGTAATATTCTTGTAAATGCAATGGCGATTGGTATTGCGGATCAAGATAAAATTTTCTATTCGGCTGCGAGTAGCGTTGGTTCAAAACTCCTCTATGCTGGCTCAAAAACTGGCAGAGATGGCATTCATGGTGCAACGATGGCATCGGCTGAGTTTGATGAAAAATCTGAAGAAAAACGCCCAACCGTTCAAGTTGGTGATCCATTCGCTGAGAAAAAGCTGATTGAAGCTTGCCTTGAACTTATGCAATCTGACGCTGTTGTTGCAATTCAAGATATGGGGGCGGCTGGTTTAACTTGTTCCTCGCTTGAAATGGCGGCAAAAGGTGGCACTGGTGTTGAGTTATGGCTTGAAAATGTTCCACAGCGTGAAGATGGAATGAATGCCTATGAAATTATGCTATCTGAAAGCCAAGAAAGAATGTTGATGGTTATTAAAGATGGTAAGGAAAAGTTTGCTCAAGATATTTTTGATAAATGGGATATTGATTCCGCAATCGTGGGTGAAATCACAACAACTGGAAAGCTTGTAATCAAGCATAATGGTGTTGTAGAGGGCGAGCTGCCGATTCTTCCACTTTCAGAAAATGCACCAGTATATGATAGACCTTGGAAGCCAACTGAAGAAAAAGCTGAATTATTCTATGAAAAACCTGCTACTGAAAAAGATTTATTTTCGGCACTTACAAAAATTTTAGCCTCTCCAAATATCTGCTCAAAACGCTGGATTTGGGAGCAATATGACACTCGTGTAATGAATGATTCTGTTCAAATTCCTGGTGGTGCGGCTGGGGTTGTTAGGGTTCACGGCACTAAAAAAGGAATTGCGGCAACAATTGATTGCACGCCTCGTTATGTCTACGCTGACCCGCAGGAAGGCGGAAAACAAGCCGTTGCAGAGAGTTATAGAAATTTAGTTGCAGTGGGTGCAAAGCCACTTGCAATTACAAATTGCTTGAATTTTGGTAATCCAGAAAAACCAGAAATTATGGGGCAGATTGTTGGCTCACTTGCTGGAATGGCGGAGGCCTGCACTGCACTTTCCTACCCAGTTGTTTCTGGAAATGCTTCACTTTATAATGAAACTTTAGGGCAATCCATCAAACCAACCCCTGCAATTGGTGGCGTTGGTTTAATTGAAGATATTTCAAAAACCATCACAACTTCTTTCAAAAAAGAAGGGCAGGTGATAATTCGCATTGGCGATATGGAAGGCCATCTGGGAGCTTCAATTTTCGCTGAGGAAATTCTTGGAATTAAAGAAGGATATCAACCGCCAAAAGTGGATTTGGAAGTTGAGAAAAAAAATGCTGAATTTATTTTATTTTGCATTGATCAAGGCTGGATTTCAGCATGTTCTGATATCTCTGATGGTGGGCAGTTAGTTACAATTGCTGAAATGGCAATCGCTGGAAATATTGGTGCAACCATTGATATTGCACTTTCTTATGCTCGTGCATTTGGTGAAGATCAGGGCAGATATATTATCACTGCACCACAGGAATATGCTGAGAGAATTTTAACTAAAGCCCCTGAAATGGGCGTGGAAGCTATTGCGATTGGTGATACTGGCGGAATGTCAATTAAACTGGGTAATGAAGAAATTTCAATAGTTGAGCTAAAACAGGCTTTCAACAACACTATTGAGAAAATTGTTGCTTAAAATTTATGAATCAAATAACCATATATGGTGGCGGATTTTCAGGGATAACAGCTTGTTTGGCCCTCTCTAGTTTTGTTTCAAAAATTTTATTTATTGAACCATTTTCACTTACGGAAAAAAAAAGAAATGGCCGAGATGATAGAACAACTGCACTTTCTGCTGGTAGCGTAGAATTCTTAAAAGAATATGGAATTTGGCCTGAAATTGAGCAAATAGCTGGCGTTATTCAAGATATAAAAATTGTGGATAATGATTTGTATTCTGGTGATTCTTTACTCAAACTTGATTTTCACTCAAAAGATATTTCAGAAAAGCCGATGGGCTATATTGTTGAGAATAATTTATTCAGAGAAA
This region of Rickettsiales bacterium genomic DNA includes:
- the gltX gene encoding glutamate--tRNA ligase; amino-acid sequence: MSVITRFAPSPTGFLHIGGARTALFNYLYTKKLGGKFLLRIEDTDKKRSTQEAIEAIIKGLNWLQINYDDEPIFQSKREARHKEIAYELLSKGAAYKCFCTPEELDKLRKKAESEGKAFKYPKIWRDISGENHPDKPFAIRIKAPLEGDIIINDLVQGEVRYPASELDDMVILRADGTPTYMLAVVVDDFDMKITDVIRGDDHLTNTFRQIMIFNAMNWPLPKFAHIPLIHGADGAKLSKRHGALGVEEYQKMGYLPEAICNYIMGLGWSWGEEEIISQTEAISRFDIGKIGRSPSRFDFAKLENINSLYLKKLSDDEVFSQAKIFIENKFGALSGEISERIKKLIPALKERASNFQKLAEQCDFIFARVAYTEKAFQSLEKGREHITPLKNLFSEIDDFSIPKITEIFEKYASQNNIKAGVFLPSLRAAICGTMESPDLKQVIFALGKNEIIKRLENL
- a CDS encoding flagellar biosynthetic protein FliR, whose amino-acid sequence is MIEEIANDALFGYGLIFCRFGSALLFLPGLGESYVSARARLGFAIILAVLFYSLLADILPKMPSDSIEMTLIIASEIIIGLFFGLLIRILQSVMHIAGMKIAFMSSLSSATMFDTNQSTQGSVIGGFLSVAAITLIFTSGLHQVLIKALFDTYKLIKVDDFNYFENFAEISIDFLSASFLIAFKVAAPTILIGLVLYLSAGLMSRLMPTMQVFFVLIPLQVASVVFIMGLSISAILLVYLNFIEEKIEIFLQ
- the rpe gene encoding ribulose-phosphate 3-epimerase, which encodes MKNKIKIAPSILSADFSKLGDEINAIDKAGADLVHIDVMDGRFVPNLTIGPLVISSIRKTTNIPFDTHLMIVEPEKYIADFRKAGSDIITIHYEACTHLDRAVSQIKESGAKAGVSIVPSTPENLLECILPEIDLVLVMSVNPGFGGQKFIPYSLEKIRNLRRMIDKTGKNIMLQVDGGINANNIKQILEAGADTIVAGSAVFDGNPQNYKKNIDVLRG
- a CDS encoding DUF1674 domain-containing protein — its product is MTEKQEKKEAPHPKNNKELEEILSKIPEIGGPKHGTTKFGDWSNKGRVSDF
- the hslV gene encoding ATP-dependent protease subunit HslV translates to MKNSNEPVIDFNWHATTILCVRKGEKTVLIGDGQVSLGHTVIKSTARKLRTLKDGAIVTGFAGSTADALTLFERLESKLETYPNQLRRACVELAKDWRTDKYLRRLEAMMIVADKETMLVLTGNGDVLEPEHGIAAIGSGGNYALSAARALAYYENDAEIIAEKAMKIAAEICVYTNENFSKEVIK
- the hslU gene encoding ATP-dependent protease ATPase subunit HslU; this encodes MKHNLTPKEIVNELDKHIIGQDEAKKSVAIALRNRYRRMQVEKSLRDEIVPKNILMIGPTGCGKTEIARRLAKLADAPFVKVEATKFTEVGYVGRDVDSIIRDLADQAVNIAKKKAREEVKIKAEQNSEERVLNALIGKEASSETREKFRVMLRNGELDSREIEIEVEDNGNPTGSMIDIPGFPGQMGMISITEVIGKTLGSKMKRKKMSVLEAYDILMAEESDKLIDEDKTIKEAINSVENDGIVFLDEIDKISARNDGRSDVSREGVQRDLLPLIEGTVVSTKYGIVKTDHILFIASGAFHLAKPADLLPELQGRLPIRVQLEGLKEEDLYRILSEPEASLTKQYKALMAVDKTNVEFTDDGIKEIARIAAEVNKNVENIGARRLHTIMEKLLEEISFNAEGSAENQVKINAEYVKSKLDSLATKTDLSKFIL
- a CDS encoding ETC complex I subunit — encoded protein: MANNKAIIYAPAKTAMQSGKGKTGKWLLEYIPANKKIVDNLMGWQGSNDMLSGEIKIFFDDKNEAISYANKHKIEFEIVEPKQPKLKIQAYAENFTG
- a CDS encoding Mth938-like domain-containing protein produces the protein MQDITPIIPANKKQIESYGDNVVTISGEKFYQTIFLTTENIFTFSKKFSSINEISISDLQEIPNLEKTEILLAGYGNSSNFFTKEVENYFRERKIPIEYMNNGAACRTYNILLSEGREVACLIFFN
- the hisB gene encoding imidazoleglycerol-phosphate dehydratase HisB gives rise to the protein MRKASVERKTKETKISCSINLDGTGQYKISTGIGFLDHMLEQLSRHSLIDIELKAEGDLHIDFHHTTEDSGIVIGQAFAQALGDKVGIRRYAHSYIPMDETLSRVSLDISNRPYLIWNVNFTRDKIGEFDTELFKEWFGAFAQSAGITLHVENLYGTNSHHIIESCFKGIARALRQAIEIDPRASNILPSTKGSL
- a CDS encoding DUF2628 domain-containing protein, with product MKIFEIYTKSNATNYSPEIESVKTGFSFYAFIFSSFWALYHKIWYLFFGLLLVEGFVFYQIYNSPEDSFFLRILSLLINLWVGFEAANFRGKNLIKKGFGLTDISIAKDEISAEQRFLDRSFGLPASV